A portion of the Rhodopseudomonas sp. BAL398 genome contains these proteins:
- a CDS encoding GntR family transcriptional regulator, which produces MRTRWAIVAKLLAQRIAHGEYPVGTVMPNEVDLAEQIGVSRSTVRAALNELQQSGMISRRRNAGTRVESLHPLRGPGSYNQTLATIEDVAQYGAQTDRQIQEIADDVTDVTLAALLNCPPGQAWLRVSSLRSSPNASAPPLCWTDVYVAPMFAPIVRERVADYPGLISTLIEDFAGHRTAEIRQTITATGVPKRLAGPLKAKLGAHALEITRCYLDAKDRVFIVSRSIHPADRFSYDSRLKRQVAPNGVYAPGPPPKRLAG; this is translated from the coding sequence TTGCGAACACGCTGGGCCATCGTCGCGAAACTGCTGGCGCAACGGATCGCCCATGGCGAATATCCGGTCGGCACCGTGATGCCGAACGAGGTGGATCTGGCCGAGCAGATCGGCGTCAGCCGCTCGACGGTGCGCGCGGCGCTCAACGAATTGCAGCAATCCGGCATGATTTCGCGGCGGCGCAATGCCGGCACCCGCGTCGAATCCCTGCATCCGCTGCGCGGGCCCGGCAGCTACAACCAGACGCTGGCGACGATCGAGGACGTCGCCCAATATGGCGCGCAGACCGACCGGCAGATCCAGGAGATCGCCGACGACGTCACCGACGTGACGCTGGCGGCCTTGCTGAATTGCCCACCCGGCCAGGCCTGGCTGCGGGTGTCGAGCCTGCGCTCCTCGCCCAACGCATCAGCGCCGCCGCTGTGCTGGACCGATGTCTATGTGGCGCCGATGTTCGCGCCGATCGTGCGCGAGCGCGTGGCCGACTATCCCGGGCTGATCAGCACGCTGATCGAGGACTTCGCCGGCCACCGCACCGCGGAAATCCGTCAGACCATCACGGCGACCGGCGTGCCGAAGCGGCTCGCCGGGCCGCTCAAGGCCAAGCTCGGCGCCCATGCGCTGGAAATCACCCGCTGCTATCTGGACGCCAAGGACCGGGTCTTCATCGTCAGCCGCAGCATCCATCCCGCCGACCGGTTCTCCTATGACAGCCGCCTGAAGCGGCAGGTCGCGCCGAACGGCGTCTATGCGCCCGGCCCTCCCCCCAAGCGCCTGGCCGGCTGA
- a CDS encoding IclR family transcriptional regulator, with protein sequence MAGKDPTVRPGAPALEKGLDLIEALAAESRGLNQKQIAERVGRSVGEIFRMLSVLEERGYVLRDPITAEYTLTLQLFRIAAQFPPTKRLQQAALPAMEKLTSQTGLSCHLAVLSSHQFMVIAQMDPEWQMGWSVRLGATFPMTQDYASAKVLAAFQLEDRRRELAEAIARHDRASLKTVLAGLAKVVASGGDFPQESHAPRLRAFSCPVLESSGRAVAALTIPLLRQEKIQPRETESIKMHLLVAARQISEKIGGSLA encoded by the coding sequence ATGGCTGGAAAAGATCCGACGGTGCGACCAGGCGCTCCCGCGCTGGAGAAGGGACTCGATCTGATCGAGGCGCTCGCCGCCGAATCCCGTGGTTTGAACCAGAAGCAGATCGCCGAGCGCGTGGGCCGCTCGGTCGGCGAAATCTTTCGGATGCTGAGCGTTCTCGAGGAGCGCGGCTATGTACTGCGCGATCCGATCACGGCCGAATACACCCTGACGCTGCAATTGTTCAGGATCGCCGCACAGTTTCCGCCAACCAAGCGCCTGCAACAGGCGGCCCTCCCGGCGATGGAAAAACTGACCTCGCAGACCGGGCTGTCGTGCCATCTGGCCGTGCTGAGCAGCCACCAGTTCATGGTCATCGCGCAGATGGATCCGGAGTGGCAGATGGGCTGGTCGGTGCGGCTGGGGGCGACCTTTCCGATGACCCAGGACTATGCATCGGCCAAGGTTCTGGCGGCCTTCCAGCTGGAGGACCGTCGCAGGGAATTGGCGGAGGCGATCGCCAGGCATGACCGCGCCTCGCTCAAAACCGTGTTGGCCGGACTGGCGAAGGTGGTGGCGAGCGGCGGCGATTTCCCGCAGGAGAGCCACGCGCCCCGGCTGCGCGCCTTCAGCTGCCCCGTCCTCGAATCCTCCGGACGCGCCGTCGCGGCCCTGACCATCCCGCTGCTCCGCCAGGAGAAGATCCAGCCCCGGGAAACCGAAAGCATCAAGATGCACCTGCTGGTGGCCGCCAGACAGATCTCCGAAAAGATCGGCGGAAGCCTCGCTTGA
- a CDS encoding SDR family NAD(P)-dependent oxidoreductase, with protein sequence MSKTSRNEAVALVTGGGGDIGRSIALKLAADWAGVAIVDTDEVNGAETTRRLIERGCRSIFIRADVSDPAEAAAYVDQVERRLGPIGAFANNAGIEGVVAPIQDYPDATFDRLLEVNVKGVFLGLKHVIARMMPRREGAIVNTASTSAIRGRTGLAGYVASKHAVLGLTRVAALDVAGTAIRINAVLPGPIESRMLQALDGQTTNGFGRSGTAPCGSPDSVADVVAFLLSPAARHVNGAAWTVDAGSTVA encoded by the coding sequence ATGAGCAAAACCTCCCGCAACGAGGCCGTCGCCCTGGTCACGGGCGGCGGCGGCGACATCGGCCGGTCGATCGCGCTGAAACTCGCGGCAGACTGGGCCGGCGTTGCGATCGTCGATACCGACGAGGTCAATGGCGCCGAGACGACCCGGCGCCTGATCGAGCGCGGGTGCCGCTCGATCTTCATTCGTGCCGACGTCTCCGATCCGGCCGAGGCCGCGGCCTATGTCGACCAGGTCGAGCGCAGGCTCGGGCCGATCGGCGCGTTTGCCAACAATGCCGGCATCGAGGGCGTGGTGGCGCCGATTCAGGACTATCCCGACGCGACGTTCGATCGCCTGCTTGAAGTCAACGTCAAGGGCGTCTTTCTCGGCCTGAAGCACGTGATCGCCAGAATGATGCCGCGCCGCGAAGGCGCCATCGTCAACACCGCGTCGACCTCGGCGATCCGCGGGCGCACCGGACTCGCCGGATATGTCGCCAGCAAACATGCCGTGCTCGGCCTGACGCGGGTCGCCGCCCTGGACGTCGCGGGCACCGCGATCCGCATCAACGCGGTGCTCCCCGGGCCGATCGAGTCGCGGATGCTGCAGGCGCTCGACGGTCAGACGACGAACGGCTTTGGCCGCAGCGGCACCGCGCCTTGCGGCTCGCCGGACAGCGTTGCCGATGTCGTCGCGTTCCTGCTCTCGCCGGCCGCGCGTCACGTCAACGGCGCGGCATGGACCGTCGACGCCGGCAGCACCGTGGCGTGA
- a CDS encoding acetoacetate decarboxylase family protein: MFGNYQLKPNSGVNPPYSPAYPVEWGCTLRTLQIITRVDQKKIAELLADSPFELVNDRVAFQFMLSPGHSLAVHAGQMFDLMVTVPVRYEGLFTHTHIYMYCSDPMGICAGREVFGYTKKDANYAFEEAPDHTIVGRVTRRGIALADFSFVPDAAAPSVALVDGEEQPAGEIHVRRLPHPERLATAYADVVYRRTPLEYSKPLAGRAQMTLHASEFDPLAALDPEIIGAHFMYSGVYGGGFEVEDRRLIKRLDV; the protein is encoded by the coding sequence ATGTTCGGAAACTACCAGTTGAAACCCAACAGCGGGGTCAATCCACCTTACTCGCCCGCCTATCCGGTGGAGTGGGGCTGCACATTGCGGACGCTGCAGATCATCACGCGGGTCGACCAGAAAAAGATCGCCGAGCTGCTCGCCGACAGCCCGTTCGAACTGGTCAACGACCGGGTGGCGTTCCAGTTCATGCTGTCACCGGGACACTCGCTGGCGGTCCACGCCGGACAGATGTTCGACCTGATGGTGACGGTGCCGGTTCGCTACGAAGGCCTGTTCACCCACACCCACATCTACATGTATTGCAGCGATCCGATGGGCATCTGCGCGGGCCGCGAGGTGTTCGGCTATACGAAAAAGGATGCGAACTACGCCTTCGAGGAGGCGCCCGATCACACCATCGTCGGGCGGGTGACGCGCCGCGGGATCGCGCTGGCCGACTTCAGCTTCGTGCCCGACGCGGCGGCGCCGAGCGTCGCTCTGGTGGATGGGGAGGAACAGCCGGCCGGCGAGATCCACGTCCGGCGACTGCCGCACCCGGAGCGTCTGGCCACCGCCTATGCCGATGTGGTCTACCGCCGCACCCCGCTCGAATATTCAAAGCCGCTGGCGGGCCGCGCCCAGATGACGCTGCACGCGTCCGAATTCGATCCGCTGGCCGCGCTCGATCCCGAGATCATCGGTGCGCACTTCATGTATTCCGGCGTCTATGGCGGCGGATTCGAAGTCGAGGACCGGCGACTCATCAAGCGGCTCGACGTCTGA
- the pcaB gene encoding 3-carboxy-cis,cis-muconate cycloisomerase: MPSTVTESLIFRDMFGTAEMRSVFSDEALVRRYLDVEVALAAAEAAAGVIPAEAAEAIAAAAASMLIDFDRLRHQTEITGYPILAIVHQLSEAAGPAGGFVHWGATTQDIMDTATVLQVRAALDLVGADLVALRDILAALALKHRDTPMAGRTHLQQALPITFGYKVAVWLSMVERHIERLQQMRPRVLLGQFAGAAGTLASLGADGLKVQAAFCERLDLAQPSATWHVARDGLAEVVAFLGLVTGSLGKIGTDVMLLMTTEFAEVAEPFVKGRGGSSTMPQKRNPISSELMLAAAKTVRQHVALMLDGMVQDLERATGPWHVEWIAIPESFILTGGALAQAKFMLGGLSVDTDRMRSNLALSGGLIVAEAVMMAAAPKLGRQHAHDVVYDACRVALTEKKTLAEVLIEQPVIVDALGGAEAIRHHCDPANYLGLAPQMVDHMLSLLPGKPGAR, encoded by the coding sequence ATGCCGAGCACCGTGACTGAATCGCTTATTTTCCGGGACATGTTCGGCACCGCCGAGATGCGCTCGGTATTTTCCGACGAAGCCCTGGTTCGCCGCTATCTCGACGTCGAAGTGGCGCTGGCCGCCGCCGAGGCCGCCGCCGGCGTGATCCCCGCCGAGGCCGCCGAGGCCATTGCGGCCGCCGCGGCGTCGATGCTGATCGATTTCGATCGGCTCCGGCATCAGACCGAAATCACCGGCTATCCGATCCTGGCCATCGTGCATCAATTGTCCGAGGCAGCAGGGCCGGCCGGCGGCTTCGTCCATTGGGGCGCCACCACTCAGGACATCATGGACACCGCGACCGTGCTGCAGGTGCGCGCCGCGCTCGATCTCGTCGGCGCCGACCTCGTCGCGCTGCGCGACATTCTTGCCGCGCTGGCGCTGAAACACCGCGACACGCCGATGGCCGGGCGCACCCATCTGCAGCAGGCCTTGCCGATCACCTTCGGCTACAAGGTCGCGGTCTGGCTGTCGATGGTCGAGCGTCACATCGAGCGGCTGCAGCAGATGCGGCCGCGCGTGCTGCTCGGCCAGTTTGCCGGCGCGGCCGGCACCCTGGCGTCGCTCGGCGCCGACGGATTGAAGGTCCAGGCCGCATTCTGCGAGCGGCTCGATCTCGCCCAGCCCTCCGCGACCTGGCATGTGGCGCGCGACGGATTGGCCGAAGTGGTGGCGTTTCTCGGCCTGGTCACCGGCAGCCTCGGCAAGATAGGCACCGACGTGATGCTGCTGATGACGACGGAATTCGCCGAAGTGGCGGAGCCCTTCGTCAAGGGGCGCGGCGGCTCCTCGACCATGCCGCAAAAGCGCAACCCGATCTCCTCCGAGCTGATGCTCGCCGCCGCCAAGACGGTTCGTCAGCACGTCGCGCTGATGCTGGACGGTATGGTGCAGGATCTCGAACGTGCCACAGGCCCCTGGCATGTCGAGTGGATTGCTATTCCCGAGAGCTTCATCCTCACCGGCGGCGCGCTGGCGCAGGCCAAGTTCATGCTGGGTGGCCTGAGCGTCGACACCGATCGGATGCGCTCCAATCTGGCGCTCAGCGGCGGTCTGATCGTCGCCGAAGCCGTGATGATGGCGGCGGCGCCCAAGCTCGGGCGGCAGCACGCTCATGACGTCGTCTACGATGCCTGCCGCGTCGCCCTGACCGAGAAGAAGACCCTGGCCGAGGTGCTGATCGAGCAGCCCGTTATCGTCGATGCGCTGGGGGGTGCCGAGGCCATTCGCCATCATTGCGATCCGGCGAATTATCTGGGGCTCGCGCCGCAGATGGTCGATCACATGCTGAGCCTGTTGCCCGGCAAGCCGGGGGCACGCTGA
- a CDS encoding Zn-ribbon domain-containing OB-fold protein, giving the protein MADPATIAPLQTYLALLAAGQLAFQRAPDGSAVFFPRLVAPHSGATDLRWEVSAGFGTVYSATTIHPKGEPAYNVSLIDIDEGFRMMSRVEGVDPGQVKIGMRVRVRIAQDGAGAPLPVFDVLTPEVTS; this is encoded by the coding sequence ATGGCAGACCCCGCCACCATTGCGCCGCTGCAGACCTACCTCGCGCTGTTGGCGGCGGGCCAGCTGGCGTTCCAGCGCGCGCCCGACGGCAGCGCGGTCTTCTTTCCCCGCCTGGTGGCGCCGCACTCCGGCGCGACCGATCTGCGATGGGAGGTCTCCGCCGGGTTCGGCACAGTGTATTCGGCGACCACGATCCATCCGAAGGGCGAGCCTGCCTACAACGTCTCGCTGATCGATATCGACGAGGGATTTCGCATGATGAGCCGCGTCGAGGGTGTCGATCCGGGGCAGGTCAAGATCGGCATGCGGGTGCGTGTCCGCATCGCGCAGGACGGCGCAGGCGCGCCGCTGCCGGTGTTCGATGTGCTGACGCCGGAGGTCACATCATGA
- a CDS encoding ABC transporter substrate-binding protein codes for MLNWKTTHRAWLLGGLGCLMLALGGNAAAEQPPLKLGVLTDMSSLYADVTGPGSVVAAKMAVEDFLAGPHRMTRPIEVISADHLNKPDVAAGIAREWIDRDGVDAIIDAPNSSVALAVRNIVQTKNRALLVTGASSSDLTGKACSPNLVHWTYDTYALATGVARAVVESGGKTWFTVTVDYAFGHAMEQDIKNALKKSGGTVVGGVRTPINSQDFSSFLLQAQASKAQVVGLINAGGDTINSIKQSAEFGIGAGGQRVVATVLYLSDVHSLGLAIAQGLQFTESFYWDLNDGTRAWSKRFAPRNSDRYPTALQAGVYSATLHYLRAVDALGSSADGKAVIAKMKELPTDDPLFGKGTIRSDGRKLHNMYLFEVKKPSESKYPWDYYKVIKTIPPDEAWRPLDEGGCDFSKS; via the coding sequence ATGCTGAACTGGAAGACAACGCATCGGGCGTGGCTACTCGGCGGCTTGGGCTGCCTGATGCTGGCCCTCGGCGGCAACGCCGCCGCCGAGCAACCGCCGTTGAAGCTCGGCGTCCTCACCGACATGTCCAGCCTCTATGCCGATGTCACCGGCCCCGGATCGGTGGTCGCCGCGAAGATGGCGGTCGAGGACTTCCTGGCGGGCCCACATCGGATGACGCGCCCGATCGAGGTCATCAGCGCCGACCATCTCAACAAGCCGGACGTCGCCGCCGGCATCGCGCGCGAATGGATCGACCGCGACGGCGTCGATGCGATCATCGATGCGCCGAATTCGTCGGTCGCGCTGGCGGTTCGCAACATCGTGCAGACCAAGAACCGGGCACTGCTCGTCACCGGCGCCTCGTCGTCGGACCTCACCGGCAAGGCCTGTTCGCCCAATCTCGTCCATTGGACCTACGACACTTATGCGCTCGCCACCGGCGTTGCCCGGGCGGTCGTCGAATCCGGCGGCAAAACCTGGTTCACCGTGACGGTCGACTACGCCTTCGGCCACGCCATGGAGCAGGACATCAAGAACGCGCTGAAGAAGAGCGGAGGAACGGTGGTCGGCGGCGTTCGCACGCCGATCAATTCCCAGGACTTCTCCTCCTTCCTGCTGCAGGCGCAAGCCTCGAAGGCTCAGGTTGTCGGGTTGATCAATGCCGGGGGCGACACCATCAACTCGATCAAGCAATCCGCGGAATTCGGGATCGGCGCCGGCGGCCAGCGCGTCGTGGCGACCGTGCTCTATCTCAGCGACGTGCATTCGCTCGGCCTTGCGATCGCCCAGGGACTGCAATTCACCGAATCGTTCTACTGGGATTTGAACGACGGCACCCGCGCATGGAGCAAGCGATTCGCGCCGCGCAACAGCGATCGCTATCCGACCGCGCTCCAGGCCGGCGTCTATAGCGCCACGCTGCACTATCTGCGCGCGGTGGACGCGCTCGGCAGTTCGGCCGACGGCAAGGCGGTCATCGCCAAGATGAAGGAATTGCCCACCGACGATCCGCTATTTGGCAAGGGGACGATTCGCAGCGACGGCCGCAAGCTTCACAACATGTATCTGTTCGAGGTCAAGAAGCCGTCGGAATCGAAGTACCCGTGGGATTACTACAAGGTGATCAAGACCATTCCGCCCGACGAGGCGTGGCGGCCGCTCGACGAGGGTGGCTGCGACTTCTCGAAATCATGA